A window of the Hypomesus transpacificus isolate Combined female chromosome 8, fHypTra1, whole genome shotgun sequence genome harbors these coding sequences:
- the LOC124470051 gene encoding transcriptional regulator Myc-like isoform X1 — translation MPLNSNLESKNYDYDYDSLQPYFYYHNEDEDFYHQQLQPPAPSEDIWKKFELLPTPPLSPSRRPSLSSIFPSTADQLEMVTEFLGDDVVNQSFICDADYSKTFLKSIIIQDCMWSGFSAAAKLEKVVSERLASLHAARKESAVDHGAECTGRLNASYLQDLNTSASECIDPSVVFPYPITETPKQSKMTPSTDLALDTPPNSGSSSSSGSESEEDEGDDEEDEEEEEDEEEIDVVTVEKRHWVRRCDSSGSPPSESRYHSPLVLKRCHVSTHQHNYAAHPSTRQEQPAVKRLRLENNNNSSSRVLKQISSNRKCSSPRTTDDTEDYDKRRTHNVLERQRRNELKLSFFALRDEIPEVANNEKAAKVVILKKATECIYSMQTEEQKLLSQKEQLRRKSEHLKQKLAQLQSSHV, via the exons ATGCCGCTGAATTCAAATTTGGAGAGTAAAAACTACGACTATGACTACGATTCTCTTCAACCGTATTTTTATTATCACAACGAAGATGAGGATTTCTATCACCAGCAACTTCAGCCACCGGCTCCGAGCGAGGACATCTGGAAGAAATTTGAATTGttgcccacccctcccctctccccgagTCGTCGACCGTCTCTGTCAAGTATTTTCCCCTCCACTGCAGATCAACTTGAAATGGTGACTGAGTTTCTCGGGGACGATGTAGTAAATCAGAGCTTCATATGTGATGCCGACTATTCCAAAACCTTTCTCAAGTCCATTATCATTCAGGACTGTATGTGGAGCGGTTTCTCTGCCGCAGCAAAGTTGGAGAAAGTCGTATCCGAGAGACTCGCATCTCTTCATGCTGCAAGGAAGGAATCAGCTGTTGACCACGGTGCGGAGTGCACGGGGCGGTTGAACGCCAGTTACTTGCAAGATCTCAACACCTCTGCCTCAGAATGCATCGATCCATCAGTAGTCTTCCCCTACCCAATAACTGAAACTCCTAAACAAAGCAAGATGACACCCTCCACCGACTTGGCTCTGGACACCCCGCCTAACAGtggtagcagcagcagtagtggAAGTGAATCAG AAGAGGATGAaggggatgatgaggaggatgaggaagaggaggaagacgaggaagaAATAGATGTGGTGACAGTAGAGAAGAGGCATTGGGTGAGGCGGTGCGACTCGTCTGGCAGCCCACCGTCAGAGAGCAGATACCACAGTCCTTTGGTGCTGAAGAGGTGCCACGTCTCCACCCACCAGCACAACTACGCTGCCCATCCCTCCACCCGACAGGAGCAGCCTGCTGTCAAGAGACTGAGGCTGGAGAATAACAATAACAGCAGTAGCAGAGTCCTCAAACAGATCAGCAGCAACCGCAAGTGCTCCAGCCCCCGGACGACCGATGACACGGAGGACTACGACAAGAGAAGGACTCACAACGTGCTGGAACGCCAGCGGAGGAACGAGCTCAAGCTGAGCTTCTTCGCTTTGCGGGACGAGATCCCCGAGGTGGCAAACAATGAGAAGGCAGCCAAGGTGGTGATCCTGAAGAAGGCTACGGAGTGCATCTACAGCATGCAGACGGAGGAGCAGAAGCTGCTGTCTCAGAAGGAGCAGCTGAGAAGGAAaagtgaacatttgaaacagaAGCTCGCACAGTTGCAGAGTTCTCATGTTTAA
- the LOC124470051 gene encoding transcriptional regulator Myc-like isoform X2 gives MPLNSNLESKNYDYDYDSLQPYFYYHNEDEDFYHQQLQPPAPSEDIWKKFELLPTPPLSPSRRPSLSSIFPSTADQLEMVTEFLGDDVVNQSFICDADYSKTFLKSIIIQDCMWSGFSAAAKLEKVVSERLASLHAARKESAVDHGAECTGRLNASYLQDLNTSASECIDPSVVFPYPITETPKQSKMTPSTDLALDTPPNSGSSSSSGSESEDEGDDEEDEEEEEDEEEIDVVTVEKRHWVRRCDSSGSPPSESRYHSPLVLKRCHVSTHQHNYAAHPSTRQEQPAVKRLRLENNNNSSSRVLKQISSNRKCSSPRTTDDTEDYDKRRTHNVLERQRRNELKLSFFALRDEIPEVANNEKAAKVVILKKATECIYSMQTEEQKLLSQKEQLRRKSEHLKQKLAQLQSSHV, from the exons ATGCCGCTGAATTCAAATTTGGAGAGTAAAAACTACGACTATGACTACGATTCTCTTCAACCGTATTTTTATTATCACAACGAAGATGAGGATTTCTATCACCAGCAACTTCAGCCACCGGCTCCGAGCGAGGACATCTGGAAGAAATTTGAATTGttgcccacccctcccctctccccgagTCGTCGACCGTCTCTGTCAAGTATTTTCCCCTCCACTGCAGATCAACTTGAAATGGTGACTGAGTTTCTCGGGGACGATGTAGTAAATCAGAGCTTCATATGTGATGCCGACTATTCCAAAACCTTTCTCAAGTCCATTATCATTCAGGACTGTATGTGGAGCGGTTTCTCTGCCGCAGCAAAGTTGGAGAAAGTCGTATCCGAGAGACTCGCATCTCTTCATGCTGCAAGGAAGGAATCAGCTGTTGACCACGGTGCGGAGTGCACGGGGCGGTTGAACGCCAGTTACTTGCAAGATCTCAACACCTCTGCCTCAGAATGCATCGATCCATCAGTAGTCTTCCCCTACCCAATAACTGAAACTCCTAAACAAAGCAAGATGACACCCTCCACCGACTTGGCTCTGGACACCCCGCCTAACAGtggtagcagcagcagtagtggAAGTGAATCAG AGGATGAaggggatgatgaggaggatgaggaagaggaggaagacgaggaagaAATAGATGTGGTGACAGTAGAGAAGAGGCATTGGGTGAGGCGGTGCGACTCGTCTGGCAGCCCACCGTCAGAGAGCAGATACCACAGTCCTTTGGTGCTGAAGAGGTGCCACGTCTCCACCCACCAGCACAACTACGCTGCCCATCCCTCCACCCGACAGGAGCAGCCTGCTGTCAAGAGACTGAGGCTGGAGAATAACAATAACAGCAGTAGCAGAGTCCTCAAACAGATCAGCAGCAACCGCAAGTGCTCCAGCCCCCGGACGACCGATGACACGGAGGACTACGACAAGAGAAGGACTCACAACGTGCTGGAACGCCAGCGGAGGAACGAGCTCAAGCTGAGCTTCTTCGCTTTGCGGGACGAGATCCCCGAGGTGGCAAACAATGAGAAGGCAGCCAAGGTGGTGATCCTGAAGAAGGCTACGGAGTGCATCTACAGCATGCAGACGGAGGAGCAGAAGCTGCTGTCTCAGAAGGAGCAGCTGAGAAGGAAaagtgaacatttgaaacagaAGCTCGCACAGTTGCAGAGTTCTCATGTTTAA